The Rhodococcus sp. ABRD24 genome contains the following window.
ACGCGAGCAGCCACTCGCGGGGCCCCGGCACGCCGTCCTTACCTGCCGGACGCATCGCCCGCAGCGCGAGGGTGAACGGGCCGCCGAGCACCAGTAACACCGGCGTCAGCATCGACAGCGCCATGTGTGCGCCCATGTGCACACTGAACATCGCCGGGGCATATCGGCCGACGCCCGACGAGGTGCCGATCAACAGCACCGCGCAACCGCTGAGCCACGCGATGGTGCGTCCCACGGGCCAGCTGTCGCCGCGCTTGCGAAGCGTCCTCAGGCCGACGATGTACAGGACCGCGAGCACGATCGCGGCGGTACCGAAAATCAGGTCGAAGCGCCAGTCCACCAGGAAACGCACCATCGACGGAGGTCCGTTCAGGTTGTAGCCGAGCTCGACCTCGGTGAGCGTCGGCAGCGAGGCGGGCGGAGGCGGCGGGGTGCGGCCCAGCCCGACCGCAATGCCGATCGTCGCGGCGAACACGAGCGCCTCCGCACCGGCGAACCGGATGAGCGCGCCGCGAGATTCCGGATCGGCCGCGAGCGCGGGGAGCGCCCGGCGGCGCTGTATCCAACCGAACACACCCAGCAGGACCAGCGCGACGACCTTGGCGACGATCAGGCGGCCGTACGTGGTGGTGAACAGGTCACCGATCGGCAGCCGCACGAGCGCGTTGATCACTCCGCTCAGTGCCATCGCGACGAAGCAGATGGTCGCCACGAAAGAGAACCGACGTGCAGCAACATCGGTGTACGCGCCACGGCGGCGGGCGTGCGCAAGGAGCGCGAACAGCCCACCCGCCCAGAACGCGGCCCCGACGAGGTGCCAGATCAGGCTGTTCGTCGCGAGGTCGTGCGAACCGCCGGACGAGGAGTGCCCGGTGACTGCGAGAGGCATCATCGTCGCGACGCTGAGCGCCAACAGGAACGGAGTCCACGACCAGCGCAGCACGATCCGTGACAGGATCGCCAGCACGACGGCGAGGATCGCGGTCCACTGCCAGGCGACGGCAGTCTCGACCTGCCCGATCGCGGAGAACAGGTTGGCCGGCTTCACGGACTCCGAGAACGGCTGACCGGACGTGTCCGACAGTGTCAGCGGGACCAGGATCGCCGAGCAGACCGCCCACACGAAGGCTGCGGCCGAGGCGGTACGGATCGCGCGGTAACCATCGACGTCGAGCACACCCGACTTCTGCGGCGGCACCATGAACGCCGCGAACAGCAGCGAGCCGACCGCGATGACGGCGGCCACCTCGCTCACTGCCCGTAGCGCGGGCAGCCCGTACGTGGTCAAGGGACCGGGGTCGGGGATCCCCATCAGCACCAGCGCCTGGGACGCCGACAGCGCCACGACCAGCGCCGCGACCAGTCCAGCGAGGACCCCACTGACTGCGTAGACGACGGTCGAACCGGCGCTGGGAGAACTGACGGGAGCGTGATCGGACTGCTCGCGCACGGGTGTTGCCATACCCACCAGCGTAGGACCTACGACATTGCGTCGGACTTACCCCTCTGCCCGGCTCGTCCGTGGCCGTGTCCCCGGTCTCCCAGGTGACGACCGCGCCCGGTTCGGCGGTGTCGCCGTCACGCCAGATATCGAGCAGACCGGACAAGACGCCGCGCAGGGTATGCATGCCTCCAGCCCCGGACGTCGCCGCAGGTGAGACCGGTTGATTCGCGGATGTCGATCTTTGCGGGGACGTACCCTCGAATCCGTGACACCCGCTCAACTGCGAGCCTATTCCGCGGTGGTGCGGCTCGGATCGGTTCGAGCGGCGGCCCGGGAATTAAGCATGACGGATTCGGGTGTCTCGATGCATATCGCCCAACTCCGCAAGGAACTCGACGACTCGCTGTTCCACCGTCGACCCTCCGGTCTGGTGTTCACGCCGGGTGGACTGCGGCTCGCCAGCCGCGCCGTGGAGATCCTGGGATTGCAGCAGCAAACCGCACTCGAGGTCAGTCAGGCGGGCCACGGACGACGGCTACTGCGGCTGGCGGCGTCGCCGCTGTTCGCCGAGCACGCCGCGCCTGGGTTGATCGACCAGTTCGCCGGACGCGCGAAGGACCTGGTGGTGGAACTAAGCGTGAACCCGGTGCGCCAGTTCGCGAGTCTGATCACCGCCCGCACGGTCGACATTGCCCTGGGTCCGCGCATCGCCGGATCCGCCGAACCCCTGCGGGTGCACCCATTCCTGCACTACGAGGTACTCACAGTCTGCAGTCCCGACCACCCCCTGGCACGCACGCGACCGTCGATCCCCCGGATACGCGAACAGCAGTGGTTCCTCGGGCCGTCGGCGGCCGACGGCGACGGCGACGGCGTGATGCGGCGCATGCTGCGTGCACTCGGCA
Protein-coding sequences here:
- a CDS encoding cytochrome c oxidase assembly protein — translated: MATPVREQSDHAPVSSPSAGSTVVYAVSGVLAGLVAALVVALSASQALVLMGIPDPGPLTTYGLPALRAVSEVAAVIAVGSLLFAAFMVPPQKSGVLDVDGYRAIRTASAAAFVWAVCSAILVPLTLSDTSGQPFSESVKPANLFSAIGQVETAVAWQWTAILAVVLAILSRIVLRWSWTPFLLALSVATMMPLAVTGHSSSGGSHDLATNSLIWHLVGAAFWAGGLFALLAHARRRGAYTDVAARRFSFVATICFVAMALSGVINALVRLPIGDLFTTTYGRLIVAKVVALVLLGVFGWIQRRRALPALAADPESRGALIRFAGAEALVFAATIGIAVGLGRTPPPPPASLPTLTEVELGYNLNGPPSMVRFLVDWRFDLIFGTAAIVLAVLYIVGLRTLRKRGDSWPVGRTIAWLSGCAVLLIGTSSGVGRYAPAMFSVHMGAHMALSMLTPVLLVLGGPFTLALRAMRPAGKDGVPGPREWLLAFLHSPISRFLTQPLVASALFVGGFYALYLGGIFGANVDSHTAHLLMNLHFILSGYLFYWVVIGVDPSPRKLQPITKLAMVFGSLPFHAFFGIALMSMGEVMGGTFYRSLGLGWNTDLLEDQRLGGSIAWATGEMPLVLVMLALLVQWSRSDEKTAKRVDRAAERDDDADLAAHNAMFAELARRDKEAGL
- a CDS encoding LysR family transcriptional regulator translates to MTPAQLRAYSAVVRLGSVRAAARELSMTDSGVSMHIAQLRKELDDSLFHRRPSGLVFTPGGLRLASRAVEILGLQQQTALEVSQAGHGRRLLRLAASPLFAEHAAPGLIDQFAGRAKDLVVELSVNPVRQFASLITARTVDIALGPRIAGSAEPLRVHPFLHYEVLTVCSPDHPLARTRPSIPRIREQQWFLGPSAADGDGDGVMRRMLRALGIPRDRQRIFQSDAAAVDAVRRSDALTLALGFAVNDDLIAGNLGRVEGPDLRTADDWCTTTLPHQHLQPVASELLHFVSSPRCTQAMIRGTGVEVSHFKPKMQVTLWS